In a single window of the Bacteroidia bacterium genome:
- the hpt gene encoding hypoxanthine phosphoribosyltransferase, with product MNIQLLDKSFTIFITQAEIQDKIKSIAEQINIDFAGKSPIFLPVLNGAFLFASDLAKHIKLTCEFEFVKISSYKGEISAKHQPFIMLGVEAATIQDKDVIVLEDIVDTGRTIEMLVHYLKQRNPKSIRVACLFHKQKLSPSIHLDYVGFEIPNDFIIGYGLDYANLGRNLMDVYKLEAK from the coding sequence ATGAACATTCAACTACTAGATAAGAGTTTTACTATATTTATCACACAAGCAGAAATACAGGATAAGATTAAATCCATTGCCGAGCAAATCAATATAGATTTTGCGGGAAAGAGTCCTATTTTTTTACCTGTTCTAAATGGAGCATTTCTGTTTGCATCTGATTTAGCAAAACACATCAAACTTACGTGTGAGTTTGAATTTGTCAAAATATCAAGCTATAAAGGGGAAATTTCCGCCAAGCACCAACCTTTTATCATGTTAGGTGTTGAAGCAGCTACCATTCAAGATAAAGATGTAATTGTTTTGGAAGATATTGTGGATACAGGTAGAACGATTGAAATGTTAGTTCATTATCTCAAACAGCGAAATCCCAAGAGTATTCGCGTAGCTTGTTTGTTTCACAAGCAGAAGCTTTCCCCCAGCATTCATTTGGATTATGTAGGTTTTGAGATTCCAAATGATTTTATTATTGGCTATGGGCTAGATTATGCCAATTTAGGCAGAAATTTGATGGATGTGTATAAGTTAGAAGCAAAATAG